CAATCGGCAGCAAACGAAAGACGGCTTCGCCAATAATGTAGCGATAGGGTAGAGTGCCCCATTCTCTGGAATCATAAGAACCGTTGGGCGTGCGATTATCGCCAACTACAAAAACGTTGGCCCCAGGTACAATTTCATCGATTTCACCAAGCGTTGCGGTATCAGCTCGATTGGTACCTGAGTCTGGATCAAAGCCCTCCGGATGGGCTTGATTGTAAATCGTGACATGACCGTTATGTACGACGACTCGCTCGCCGGGCAAGCCGAGCACCCGTTTAACGAAGACCAGCGATGGGTCTTGGGGATAATGAAAGACGATGATTTGATCGCGCTTGGGGATATAGGGCTGGCTTCGACCAAAGCCCCTCAGTAGGGCTGATTGGCTGGCTCCAACTTTGGAGACAATTAGATAATCGGTGTCGTGCAGAGTCGGTACCATGCTACTACCGATGACGTGGAAGGCTTGAAAGACAAAATTATGAAGGATAAGGACAATGGCCAAGGGAATCAGTAACCAATTGACCACACCCAACAGGATGGTTTTGAGCCAAGATTTTTCTGGCGTGAGTGTTGGTTCGGGTGTTGGTTCAGGCTGGTTTGGCGACGGATAAATTAATGGTTCCTGCGGCGGAATTGGCGGCGCAACTGGGCCTGGAGTTGGGGGATCGGGCGCTGGGGCTGGCGGCGGGGTAGCAGGAGGGGAGAT
This genomic window from Candidatus Saccharimonadales bacterium contains:
- the lepB gene encoding signal peptidase I; the encoded protein is MDPTPPQPPAQPDPEGIPAPTPVPATEPISPPATPPPAPAPDPPTPGPVAPPIPPQEPLIYPSPNQPEPTPEPTLTPEKSWLKTILLGVVNWLLIPLAIVLILHNFVFQAFHVIGSSMVPTLHDTDYLIVSKVGASQSALLRGFGRSQPYIPKRDQIIVFHYPQDPSLVFVKRVLGLPGERVVVHNGHVTIYNQAHPEGFDPDSGTNRADTATLGEIDEIVPGANVFVVGDNRTPNGSYDSREWGTLPYRYIIGEAVFRLLPIDQIKIL